The following coding sequences lie in one Desulfurella amilsii genomic window:
- the cutA gene encoding divalent-cation tolerance protein CutA: protein MSGFIVVLTTADSKETLVRISKFLVERKLAACCQISSPIESFYIYKNKFENTKEWLCIIKTHKNLFDEVQKVIKSLHTYETPEIIQINIEDGDVNYLNWMKEALKL, encoded by the coding sequence ATGAGTGGTTTTATTGTTGTATTGACAACAGCAGATTCAAAAGAAACTTTAGTGCGTATTTCAAAATTTTTGGTTGAACGAAAGCTTGCAGCCTGTTGTCAGATTTCCAGCCCCATTGAAAGTTTTTATATATATAAAAATAAATTTGAAAATACTAAAGAATGGCTTTGTATTATTAAAACACACAAAAATTTGTTTGATGAGGTTCAAAAGGTTATTAAATCGCTTCATACATACGAAACACCCGAAATTATCCAGATAAATATTGAAGATGGGGATGTCAATTATCTAAATTGGATGAAGGAAGCTTTAAAACTATAA
- a CDS encoding DsrE/DsrF/DrsH-like family protein has protein sequence MSKVSIIISKGSFEGVYPGLIMANGALMEGIDAILFFTFFGLDAIIKRRMDNLKVATVGNPALPIPSLVGILPGVSSFVTKQMKNEMEKLDIPPVSEFIEMIHDAGGKIYACKATVDMFHLKKEDFCEQLDDIVTVGQFYEMSLDGQIIFT, from the coding sequence ATGAGTAAAGTTTCTATCATTATATCAAAAGGATCTTTTGAAGGTGTTTACCCAGGTCTTATTATGGCAAATGGCGCTTTAATGGAAGGTATTGACGCCATTTTGTTTTTTACATTTTTTGGTTTAGATGCAATTATCAAGCGTCGAATGGATAATCTAAAAGTAGCAACTGTTGGTAATCCTGCGCTGCCTATACCTTCTTTAGTTGGTATATTACCTGGTGTGTCTAGCTTCGTGACTAAACAAATGAAGAATGAGATGGAAAAATTGGATATACCACCAGTTAGTGAATTTATAGAAATGATACATGATGCAGGTGGTAAAATATACGCTTGCAAAGCTACTGTTGATATGTTTCACTTGAAAAAAGAAGATTTTTGTGAGCAGTTGGACGATATTGTTACAGTTGGTCAATTTTATGAGATGTCTTTGGATGGCCAAATAATCTTTACTTAA
- a CDS encoding twin-arginine translocase TatA/TatE family subunit → MLDDWHIMVVVLIFALIFGAKKLPEIGSGIGKGIKNFKESLKEDGKNNTEQDAKVIEDKTHTKD, encoded by the coding sequence ATGCTAGATGATTGGCACATAATGGTTGTAGTTTTAATATTTGCATTAATTTTTGGTGCTAAAAAATTACCGGAGATCGGATCGGGTATTGGCAAAGGTATAAAGAATTTTAAAGAATCTCTTAAAGAAGATGGAAAGAATAACACCGAACAAGATGCAAAAGTTATAGAAGACAAAACGCATACGAAAGATTAG
- a CDS encoding DNA-3-methyladenine glycosylase, producing MLKFEEIKKLDFRNIEVLDGSFFARSNLLLICYELLGKILLTNTKEGLSGGGVISEVEGYFGSIDLASHAYKNKRTKRNEALYHSGGRLYVHTCRGHVMLNIVANTENIPQGILIRGIVPLVGIDLIEKRRGFVKEAELTNGPGKLTKALGITMQYNMFKVCKDKSDFLAKLPAIIMIDAGTKIDQNNIKKTPRIGINYAKAWAKEPLRFLVTYSNTLTQQGLNNFEQLKLTI from the coding sequence ATGCTTAAATTTGAAGAAATAAAAAAATTAGATTTTAGAAATATAGAAGTGCTTGATGGATCTTTTTTTGCAAGGAGTAACTTATTACTTATATGCTATGAGCTTTTGGGAAAAATTTTACTTACAAACACAAAAGAAGGTTTAAGCGGGGGGGGGGTAATATCGGAAGTAGAAGGTTACTTTGGATCCATTGATTTAGCTTCTCACGCTTACAAAAATAAACGCACAAAAAGAAATGAGGCTCTATATCACTCAGGCGGTAGATTGTATGTTCATACATGCAGAGGGCATGTAATGTTAAATATTGTTGCAAACACAGAAAATATACCGCAAGGGATTCTAATAAGAGGTATTGTGCCACTAGTTGGTATTGATTTAATAGAAAAAAGGAGAGGTTTTGTCAAAGAGGCAGAATTGACAAACGGACCTGGTAAATTGACCAAAGCTTTAGGTATTACTATGCAGTATAACATGTTTAAAGTTTGTAAAGACAAAAGTGATTTTTTAGCTAAATTACCTGCAATTATTATGATTGATGCTGGTACCAAAATTGATCAAAATAATATTAAAAAAACGCCACGCATTGGCATAAATTATGCAAAAGCCTGGGCAAAAGAGCCTTTGAGATTTTTGGTTACTTACTCAAATACCTTGACTCAGCAAGGGTTAAATAATTTTGAGCAACTTAAACTAACAATCTAA
- a CDS encoding c-type cytochrome — protein MKKYLFCFVGLMLAAPVVSNAANIQHGRQLFESICAPCHGSNAQGNVGPNIVDQSVKKIEWALNNVGMMKPVKSSNPQLNNVQNIKDISAFLHTLKK, from the coding sequence ATGAAAAAGTATTTATTTTGTTTTGTTGGGTTAATGCTGGCTGCACCTGTTGTCTCCAATGCCGCCAATATTCAACATGGCAGACAGCTATTTGAATCTATTTGCGCACCATGCCATGGTAGTAATGCGCAGGGAAATGTAGGGCCAAATATTGTAGACCAATCAGTTAAAAAGATTGAGTGGGCTCTTAATAATGTTGGCATGATGAAGCCAGTAAAGTCATCAAATCCACAGCTAAACAACGTACAAAATATAAAAGATATATCGGCTTTTTTGCACACACTTAAAAAATGA
- a CDS encoding DUF1641 domain-containing protein, whose translation MDDIQVRLNEVSQKLDAVLEEVYAQKTHRKSMEDLNADVMKIGESVYDIALENLEEISEYTNIDSVFYFIKKLARNIDNLTKLFNRLESLIDFWDSFEPLTREIAISTQGYLDNLEKIGYFSLLKEIKNLMDNLVKNLTIDDVNRLSKTLVDTIKAFKLADAKKANELSFIGMIKLLNSKEIKTVLAFFVSFLENFSKLSQNND comes from the coding sequence ATGGATGATATACAGGTAAGATTGAATGAAGTTAGTCAAAAACTTGATGCAGTTTTAGAGGAAGTATATGCTCAAAAAACCCATAGAAAATCAATGGAAGATTTAAATGCAGATGTAATGAAAATAGGAGAGAGCGTATATGATATAGCATTAGAAAATCTTGAAGAAATTTCTGAATATACAAACATAGACAGTGTATTCTATTTTATAAAAAAACTTGCACGAAATATTGATAACTTAACCAAGCTATTTAATAGATTGGAAAGCTTAATTGATTTTTGGGATTCTTTTGAGCCTTTAACAAGAGAGATCGCAATTTCAACTCAGGGCTACTTGGATAATTTAGAAAAAATTGGTTATTTTTCGCTATTAAAAGAAATTAAAAACTTAATGGATAATTTAGTAAAAAATCTTACAATTGACGATGTAAATCGCCTTAGCAAAACACTTGTAGATACCATTAAAGCTTTTAAATTAGCTGATGCAAAAAAAGCTAATGAATTGTCATTTATAGGCATGATAAAGCTTTTAAATAGCAAGGAAATAAAGACGGTTTTAGCGTTTTTTGTAAGTTTTTTGGAAAATTTTAGCAAACTCAGCCAAAACAATGATTGA
- a CDS encoding TusE/DsrC/DsvC family sulfur relay protein produces MGVLVVGSKSIQTDDEGYLVNFSDWSKEVAEAIAKQEGIEQLTDRHWVVIEFMQKEFKEHGTGPSMRKLTKESGVSTKELYELFPKGPAKKAAKIAGIKKPVGCV; encoded by the coding sequence ATGGGAGTCTTAGTTGTTGGAAGCAAAAGTATACAAACGGATGATGAGGGTTATTTGGTGAATTTTTCGGATTGGAGTAAAGAAGTAGCAGAAGCAATCGCCAAGCAAGAAGGTATTGAACAATTAACCGATAGGCATTGGGTTGTAATTGAATTTATGCAGAAAGAATTTAAAGAGCATGGGACTGGTCCTTCTATGAGAAAATTAACAAAAGAAAGCGGTGTATCAACAAAAGAATTGTATGAATTGTTTCCAAAAGGGCCCGCTAAAAAAGCAGCTAAAATCGCTGGGATTAAGAAACCAGTAGGCTGTGTTTAG
- a CDS encoding sensor histidine kinase has protein sequence MELANPLKQNDAKRIQNILHATIVGSPFIKVACVKTQTGSILCNKNTYRYLFSVQDKKIVKLENTRIYLTKANVDNSSSILIGVSLKDADLFFLDFLKKIILLFLFGGFVLILISIIFLNTFIKPIKVLRKAIESIIHNGNYQQLKVNKLLKNDEIGLLFDSFNLMSYNLQRHEEEIKKQQSIISNLIKRLISIQEEEKKKIARELHDQLSQTLVYVKLQLDILRRNVGYRNEISSLSNLISDELSNIHDICFSLRPITLDTLGLSSALKNFVGNLQKNASFNIHLDITNLDASTLNSEISTCVFRVIQEAVMNSIKYAKPHNIYIHLSTHDDQINGYIKDDGIGFEINDTEIPKKQHFGIVIMKERCAILNGKLNIISKIDEGTTVSFEVPT, from the coding sequence ATGGAGTTAGCTAATCCCTTAAAACAAAACGATGCAAAAAGAATTCAAAACATACTGCACGCTACAATTGTGGGCAGCCCATTTATAAAAGTTGCCTGTGTAAAAACTCAAACAGGTAGTATTTTATGTAATAAAAACACATATAGGTATTTATTTTCAGTACAAGATAAAAAGATTGTTAAGTTAGAAAACACTAGAATATATTTGACCAAAGCCAATGTGGACAATTCATCTAGCATACTAATTGGAGTATCTTTAAAAGATGCTGATCTATTTTTTTTAGATTTCTTGAAAAAAATTATTTTACTTTTCTTGTTCGGTGGTTTCGTGCTTATTTTGATATCTATTATATTTTTAAATACGTTTATAAAACCAATAAAAGTTCTTCGCAAAGCTATTGAATCAATTATACATAATGGTAACTACCAGCAACTTAAGGTTAATAAATTATTAAAAAACGACGAAATTGGATTACTATTTGATTCATTTAACTTAATGAGTTATAACCTGCAAAGGCACGAAGAAGAGATAAAAAAACAACAAAGCATAATATCCAATCTTATAAAAAGATTAATAAGTATACAAGAAGAAGAAAAAAAGAAAATAGCCCGGGAACTTCATGACCAGCTATCTCAGACATTGGTATATGTAAAACTCCAACTTGATATACTAAGGAGAAATGTTGGTTATCGCAATGAAATTTCCTCTTTAAGCAATCTCATATCGGATGAGCTCTCCAATATACACGATATATGTTTTAGCTTGAGACCCATTACCTTAGATACACTAGGTCTTTCTTCTGCCTTGAAAAATTTCGTAGGCAATTTGCAAAAAAATGCAAGTTTTAATATCCATTTAGACATTACAAACCTTGATGCATCAACATTAAACAGTGAAATTTCAACTTGCGTTTTTAGAGTAATCCAGGAAGCCGTTATGAACTCCATAAAATATGCAAAACCACACAATATTTACATTCATTTATCCACACATGACGATCAAATTAATGGTTATATAAAAGATGACGGTATAGGTTTTGAAATCAACGATACCGAAATACCAAAAAAACAACATTTTGGTATTGTAATAATGAAAGAAAGGTGTGCTATTTTAAATGGAAAATTAAATATAATTTCAAAAATTGATGAAGGAACCACAGTATCGTTTGAGGTGCCAACATGA
- a CDS encoding MOSC domain-containing protein, whose translation MSIVISVNISKTKGVPKEPLEKVIAVKNYGLFGDAHAFKNSNRQVSFLDFDEIMAFNKDLPFGSFAENITVSGLRDESVFVGSIIKIGNTIIKVTQIGKTCHNACNIKKLLGSCIMPKEGIFGVILKGGLIKPNMVVEAINGKDVYNR comes from the coding sequence ATGAGCATAGTTATATCTGTAAATATAAGCAAAACTAAGGGCGTTCCAAAAGAACCTTTAGAAAAAGTCATTGCGGTAAAAAATTATGGTTTGTTTGGTGACGCACATGCTTTCAAAAACTCCAATAGGCAAGTAAGTTTTTTGGATTTTGACGAAATAATGGCTTTTAACAAGGATTTACCTTTTGGATCGTTTGCTGAAAATATTACTGTGAGTGGCTTGCGTGATGAATCTGTTTTTGTTGGCTCTATAATAAAAATTGGAAATACTATCATAAAAGTTACGCAAATTGGCAAAACTTGCCACAATGCTTGCAATATAAAAAAACTTTTAGGTTCCTGTATAATGCCAAAAGAAGGAATTTTCGGCGTTATTTTAAAAGGCGGACTTATAAAACCAAATATGGTTGTTGAGGCAATAAATGGAAAAGATGTTTACAATAGATAA
- a CDS encoding methionine biosynthesis protein MetW, which translates to MRKDFKIIFSLINNNSKVLDLGCGSGDLLELLAKKKTIVAKGIEIHPKKASESIAKGISVYEGDMFEVLPNYKTKSYDYVILSQTLSEVSDPKVILSESLRVGKKVIVSFANFGYISNRLSILLKGRIAQKTLYDYCWYEKKYFHPFSILEFERYCLQNDIRIIKKILIFGPVLLKHYPNLLARHAVFLLEG; encoded by the coding sequence ATGAGAAAGGATTTTAAGATAATTTTTTCGCTTATTAACAATAATTCAAAAGTGCTTGATTTGGGGTGTGGTAGTGGTGATTTGCTTGAACTGTTGGCTAAGAAAAAGACTATAGTAGCTAAAGGCATTGAGATTCACCCCAAAAAAGCTTCAGAAAGCATTGCAAAAGGGATAAGCGTTTACGAAGGCGACATGTTCGAGGTGCTTCCAAATTATAAAACCAAGTCATACGATTATGTAATTTTAAGTCAAACGCTTAGTGAAGTATCTGACCCAAAGGTAATATTGTCTGAGTCATTAAGGGTTGGAAAAAAAGTTATAGTAAGTTTTGCAAATTTCGGGTATATATCAAACAGATTGAGCATTTTGCTAAAAGGCAGGATTGCCCAAAAAACACTCTATGATTATTGTTGGTACGAGAAAAAATACTTCCATCCATTCAGTATTTTAGAATTCGAGCGATACTGCCTTCAAAATGACATAAGAATAATCAAAAAAATTTTAATCTTTGGGCCTGTTTTATTGAAGCACTACCCTAATTTACTCGCCAGGCACGCGGTATTTTTATTAGAAGGGTAA
- a CDS encoding NAD(P)/FAD-dependent oxidoreductase, which translates to MRRLVILGGGAGGTMMLNKFYSVLDRNEWQFTIIDEYETHYYQPGFLFIPFNMYTKKDVIRPKRDFLPPGVEVIIEKIKVIDPEKNRVILHNNAVVPYDYLIIATGCKIDPNETKGLKDVLWHKNIFDFYTIEGTLKLADFFRHFDEGKLVLHITEMPIKCPVAPLEFVFLADWFFTKKGIRDKVEISFVTPLPGAFTKPKAASVLGDFLQKKNIHLIPDFGIERVDNENKQIISYDGIKVDFDCLVSIPTNKGDEAIAESGLGNELNFIPTDKETLLAKGFNNIFVIGDAADLPTSKAGSVAHFASDILFENFLDVVEGKPPKAKFDGHANCFIESGFGKGILIDFNYDVEPLPGKFPLPALGPFSLLQETAMNHYGKIMFRWMYWNYLLKGVELPIESHMSMAGKRA; encoded by the coding sequence ATGAGGCGCCTTGTCATTTTGGGTGGTGGAGCAGGTGGTACAATGATGCTTAATAAGTTTTACAGTGTTTTGGATAGGAATGAATGGCAGTTTACTATTATTGATGAATATGAAACGCACTATTACCAACCAGGGTTCTTGTTTATACCGTTTAATATGTACACAAAAAAAGATGTTATAAGACCCAAGCGTGATTTTTTGCCACCGGGCGTTGAGGTCATTATTGAAAAAATTAAGGTTATAGATCCAGAAAAAAACAGAGTAATTTTGCATAATAATGCAGTGGTACCCTATGATTACTTAATTATTGCTACAGGGTGTAAAATAGATCCAAATGAAACTAAAGGCCTGAAGGATGTTTTATGGCACAAAAATATATTTGATTTTTATACGATAGAAGGCACATTAAAGCTTGCAGACTTTTTTAGACATTTTGATGAAGGAAAATTGGTTTTGCATATTACTGAAATGCCAATTAAATGCCCAGTAGCCCCACTAGAATTTGTATTTTTGGCAGATTGGTTTTTTACTAAAAAAGGTATAAGGGATAAGGTTGAAATTAGTTTTGTTACACCGCTTCCTGGGGCTTTTACAAAACCAAAAGCTGCAAGTGTGCTGGGAGATTTTTTACAGAAAAAAAATATACATTTGATTCCAGATTTTGGTATTGAGCGTGTAGATAACGAAAATAAACAAATTATATCTTACGATGGGATCAAGGTAGATTTTGACTGTTTGGTTAGCATCCCAACAAATAAAGGCGATGAAGCTATTGCCGAAAGTGGTTTAGGCAATGAACTAAACTTTATACCAACAGACAAAGAAACGCTTCTTGCAAAAGGATTTAATAATATTTTTGTTATAGGTGATGCAGCTGATTTACCAACGTCAAAAGCAGGCTCAGTTGCGCACTTCGCTTCTGATATTCTTTTTGAAAATTTTCTGGATGTAGTTGAGGGAAAACCGCCTAAAGCCAAATTTGATGGACATGCCAATTGTTTTATAGAATCAGGTTTTGGCAAAGGTATATTGATTGATTTTAATTACGATGTTGAGCCACTACCTGGAAAATTCCCATTGCCTGCCTTGGGTCCATTTTCGCTTTTGCAAGAAACTGCTATGAATCATTATGGAAAAATAATGTTTAGATGGATGTACTGGAATTATTTATTAAAAGGTGTTGAACTACCAATAGAATCTCATATGTCAATGGCAGGAAAGAGGGCATAA
- a CDS encoding O-acetylhomoserine aminocarboxypropyltransferase/cysteine synthase family protein: MKIETILLHYGYKPDENKSQAIPIYQTSSYRFDSIHDAYDLFSLNKQGYIYTRINNPTVQILENRLAAMHNAKSAIVVSSGQAAIVYSILNLASSKDNIVSSKYLYGGTYNLFKYTLKKFDIEARFAQTNDPLDFSKLIDDRTKAIYVESIGNPTNRIADFKKLSLLAHNNNIPLIVDNTVSPIIFNPFDFGADLVVYSLTKFISGNGTTIGGAIIEKGDFDWDNPKFKDEFSFDESYHGLSYNEKFKDAGIFTTKARLQLLRDIGACISPFNAFLILLGLETLPLRIERHCENALKVASFLSNHPAVSWVNHLSLKNHPDYNFANEYFKKGFGSIIGFGVLGGFEKAKAFVENLNLIIHLANIGDARSLIIHPASTTHSQLSKEELKKAQIGEDFLRLSVGIEHVDDIIEDLKQALEKI, translated from the coding sequence ATGAAAATAGAAACGATCTTGCTTCACTATGGTTATAAGCCAGATGAGAATAAATCTCAGGCAATACCCATATATCAAACTTCTTCTTATAGGTTTGATTCTATACATGATGCGTATGATTTGTTTAGCTTAAATAAACAAGGCTATATCTACACAAGAATCAACAACCCTACAGTGCAGATTTTGGAAAATAGACTTGCTGCAATGCATAATGCAAAAAGTGCAATTGTTGTATCATCTGGTCAAGCGGCTATTGTGTATTCAATTTTAAATTTAGCATCATCAAAAGATAATATAGTCAGCAGTAAATATTTATATGGTGGCACTTATAATTTGTTTAAATATACATTAAAAAAATTTGACATAGAAGCGAGGTTTGCGCAAACAAACGATCCTCTTGATTTTAGTAAGCTTATAGATGATAGAACCAAAGCTATATATGTCGAGTCGATTGGTAATCCTACAAATAGAATAGCTGATTTTAAAAAACTATCTTTGCTTGCTCATAATAACAATATACCATTGATAGTGGATAACACGGTAAGCCCAATAATATTCAACCCCTTTGATTTTGGAGCAGATTTAGTTGTATATTCTCTAACAAAATTTATAAGTGGAAATGGTACAACTATTGGCGGCGCAATTATAGAAAAGGGTGATTTTGATTGGGATAATCCTAAATTTAAAGATGAGTTTAGTTTTGATGAGTCCTACCATGGTTTGTCATACAATGAAAAATTTAAGGATGCAGGTATTTTTACCACAAAAGCCAGGTTGCAGCTGCTAAGGGACATTGGTGCTTGTATTTCACCATTTAACGCATTTTTAATTTTGCTGGGTTTGGAAACTCTGCCTCTTCGAATTGAAAGACACTGCGAAAATGCTTTAAAAGTAGCAAGTTTTTTATCCAACCACCCCGCAGTTAGCTGGGTAAATCACTTGTCTTTAAAAAACCACCCTGATTATAATTTTGCCAATGAATACTTTAAAAAAGGATTTGGAAGCATAATAGGCTTTGGCGTCTTGGGTGGTTTTGAAAAAGCAAAGGCTTTTGTTGAAAACTTAAATTTAATCATCCATTTAGCCAACATAGGTGATGCAAGGAGTTTAATCATACACCCAGCAAGCACAACGCATAGCCAATTAAGCAAAGAAGAGCTTAAAAAAGCCCAGATAGGAGAAGATTTTTTGAGATTATCTGTAGGGATTGAGCATGTTGATGATATTATTGAAGACCTAAAGCAAGCTTTGGAGAAAATATGA
- the metX gene encoding homoserine O-acetyltransferase MetX produces the protein MEKMFTIDKPLELECKKTLYPPIYIAYETYGKLNTNKTNAILVCHALTGSACAYSDNTDKKGFWDTLIGPNKALDTNKYFIICSNVLGSCYGSSGPSSTNPKTNKPYALDFPFVTIKDMVEAQKLLIEHLGIEKLLCAIGGSMGGMQVLQWARNYPYMVKSVVAIATTYRHNAVQIAFNEVARQAVINDPEWNNGNYYSKSLPKYGLAVARMVGHITYLSKDSMQKKFGRNLVSDKVEFNFSVNFQVESYLRYKGEQFTQRFDANSFLYLTKAIDYFDLQQGYPTLEDAISCAKDVKFLIVSFSSDWLYPKEQSKRLVNALESIGANVSYRNINYEYGHDSFLLESAEQNFIIGNFLRFV, from the coding sequence ATGGAAAAGATGTTTACAATAGATAAACCTCTTGAGCTTGAGTGTAAAAAAACACTATATCCGCCAATATATATAGCTTACGAAACGTATGGAAAACTAAACACGAATAAAACAAACGCAATACTTGTATGTCATGCATTAACAGGTAGTGCTTGCGCTTATTCTGATAATACCGACAAAAAAGGTTTTTGGGATACATTGATAGGTCCTAACAAGGCACTTGATACCAATAAGTATTTTATAATTTGTTCTAATGTTTTGGGTAGCTGTTATGGTTCAAGCGGCCCAAGTTCTACAAATCCTAAAACTAACAAACCTTATGCTCTCGATTTCCCTTTTGTAACAATAAAAGATATGGTTGAAGCACAAAAGCTGCTCATTGAGCATTTAGGTATAGAAAAATTATTGTGTGCAATTGGAGGCTCAATGGGAGGCATGCAGGTGTTGCAGTGGGCAAGAAACTATCCATATATGGTTAAATCTGTTGTTGCAATAGCCACGACCTATAGACATAATGCTGTCCAAATTGCATTTAATGAAGTAGCAAGACAGGCTGTTATAAACGATCCTGAGTGGAATAATGGAAATTATTACTCAAAAAGTTTGCCAAAATATGGGCTTGCTGTGGCTAGAATGGTAGGCCATATTACTTATTTAAGCAAAGATTCAATGCAAAAAAAGTTTGGCCGAAATCTAGTAAGCGACAAAGTAGAGTTTAATTTTTCTGTTAATTTTCAAGTGGAAAGTTACCTGCGCTACAAAGGGGAGCAATTTACTCAACGTTTTGATGCTAATTCATTTTTATACCTTACAAAGGCAATTGATTATTTCGATTTGCAGCAAGGTTACCCAACATTAGAAGATGCCATAAGTTGTGCAAAAGACGTAAAGTTTTTAATCGTATCTTTTTCGTCTGATTGGCTTTACCCAAAGGAACAATCTAAGCGTTTGGTGAATGCTTTAGAATCCATCGGCGCAAACGTAAGCTATCGGAATATAAATTATGAGTATGGTCACGATTCTTTTTTACTGGAAAGCGCAGAGCAAAATTTTATTATTGGTAATTTCTTGAGATTTGTATGA